The DNA region CGAGCAGTTCCGGGGTGACCGCGGACTCGGTGTCGGGGATACCGTCCTGCTTGGCCTTGCGGTCGGCCATCGACAGCAATCGGCGGATCCGCCCGGCCACCGCGTCCTTGGTCATCGGCGGGTCGGCCAACCGCCCCAGTTCCTCCAGGGACGCCTGCCGGTGTTCGACGCGCAGCCGGCCCGCGGTGGCCAGGTGGTCGGGCACGGTGTCGCCCAGAATCGCCAGGGCGCGTTCCACCCGGGCCGCTGCGGCCACCGCGGCGCGTGCCGAGCGGCGCAGGTTGGCGTCGTCGAAGTTGGCCAGCCGGTTGGCGGTGGCCCGTACCTCGCGGCGGATCCGGCGCTCCTCCCAGACCAGCCGGGTGTCCTGGGCGCCCATCCGGGTCAGCAGCGCACCGATCGCCTCGCCGTCGCGTACCACCACCCGATCGGCGCCGCGCACCTCGCGGGCCTTCGCGCTGACCCCGAGCCGGCGGGCCGCACCCACCAGCGCCAGGGCCGCCTCCGGGCCCGGGCAGCCGATCTCCAGCGCCGAGGAGCGGCCGGGTTCGGTGAGCGAACCGTGCGCCAGAAATGCGCCGCGCCAGGCCGCTTCGGAGTCGGCGACGCTGCCGCCGACGACCTGGGCCGGCAGCCCCCGCACCGGGCGGCCGCGCAGGTCCAACAGGCCGGTCTGGCGAGCCAGCGCTTCCCCGTCTTTGGTCACCCGCAGCACGTACCGGGTGTTCTTGCGCATGCCGCTGGCCGAGAGCACGTGCACGATCGCGTTGTAGCCGTACAGGTCGAAAATGTCCTTGCGCAGCCGGCGCGCGATGACGCCCAGGTCGACCTCGGCTTCGACCACGACCCGGCCGGCCACGATGTGCAGTCCGCCGGCGAAGCGCAGCAGCGCCGCGACCTCGGCCCGGCGTGCGCTCACCGAACTGACCACGAGACGGCTCAGCTCGTCCTTGACTTCGGCCGTCATCGCCACGACTTGTCACCTCCCGGCCCGAGTCCACTCGGCCCACTCACGCCGGTTTGCCGGCCCCCGCCTTCGGCCGGCGTCGTGAGCGGTGTCGGAACCGTCATCGACGCCGCGTCGCTGTTCCGAACCTCGTCCAACGCCGCCGCCAACTTTCCTGGGTCATGTAAAGGTGTACCAGGTCGGGACACGTCGACGAATTGAACCTCGGCCGCGAACAGGGTGGCGGCCCGCCGAAGCTGCTCGCGTTCGCGCTCGCTGGGCACCCGACCGGCGTCGATGATGATGTGGTCGACGGTGAAGCCCGGTGCGTGTTGGGCGAGCACATGCAGGTGGCGCTCCACGGAGAAGCCTGCGGTCTCCCCCGGTTCGGCCACCAGGTTGAGCACCAGTGCACGCCGCGCCGTGGTCTGCTGCAGCGCCGTCGCCAGGCCCGGCACCAGCAGGTGCGGGATGACGCTGGTGAACCACGATCCCGGGCCCAGCACCACCAGATCCGCGGCCATGATGGCGTCCACGGCCTGGCGGGTGGCCGGTGGGTCGCCCGGCAGCAAGCGCACCCGGCGGACCTTTCCCGGCGTGGTCGCGACGGCCACCTGTCCCCGGATCAGCCGGAACAGTCGGGGGTCGGCGTCCAGGCCGGACACATCGGCCTCGATCTGCAGGGCGATCGGGCACATCGGCAATACCCGCCCCTTGACGCCGAGCATCCGGCCGAGTTCGTCGAGCGCGGCCACCGGGTCGGCGAGCACCTCGTTGAGGCCGGCCAGCATCAGGTTGCCGATCGGATGCCCGGCCAGTGCCCCGGTGCCGCCGAACCGGTGCTGCAGGATGGTCGCCCACAGCCGGCCCGTCGGGGTGTCGGAGGCCAGCGCCGCCAAGGCCATCCGCAGGTCTCCGGGCGGCACCACGTCCAGTTCCCCGCGCAGCCGACCGGAGGAACCGCCGTCGTCGGCGACGGTGACCACCGCGGTGACGTGCGGTGTCAGCCGGCGTGCGGCCGACAGCGTCGCATACAGACCGTGCCCGCCGCCGAGCGCGACGATGCTCGGATTGCCGTGCGCCGGTTCAATACTCACTGGCGCCGCTCCTCCTCATCGCTCCGCTCTGCATCGTCGCCGGCGCACCTCATTCGCGGCCCAGATCCCGGTGCAACACCCGTACCGACAGTTCGTCGTGGCGGTCCTCGGTGTCCAGCAGCCGGGCCAGCGCCTCGGCGATGGCAACGCTGCGGTGTTTGCCTCCGGTGCACCCGACGGCCAAAGTCATGTAGCGCTTTCCCTCTCGTCGATAGCCGCCGACCACCAGCGACAACAGTCGGTGGTAGCCGGTGAGGAACTCGTCGGCGCCCGGGCGGCTCAGCACGTAGTCGCGGACCGCCGGATGCTGACCGGTGTGCGGTCGCAGTTCGTCGATCCAGTGCGGGTTGGGCAGGAAGCGGACGTCCAACACCATGTCGGCATCCATCGGCAACCCGTACTTGAAGCCGAAGGACTCCACGGTGATGGATGTCGGTGCGGTGGCGGCGTCACCGCCGAACATCTCCTCGATGCTCTCGCGCAACTCGCGGACGCTGAGCACCGACGTGTCGATCACCAGAT from Mycolicibacter sp. MU0083 includes:
- a CDS encoding gluconeogenesis factor YvcK family protein, coding for MEPAHGNPSIVALGGGHGLYATLSAARRLTPHVTAVVTVADDGGSSGRLRGELDVVPPGDLRMALAALASDTPTGRLWATILQHRFGGTGALAGHPIGNLMLAGLNEVLADPVAALDELGRMLGVKGRVLPMCPIALQIEADVSGLDADPRLFRLIRGQVAVATTPGKVRRVRLLPGDPPATRQAVDAIMAADLVVLGPGSWFTSVIPHLLVPGLATALQQTTARRALVLNLVAEPGETAGFSVERHLHVLAQHAPGFTVDHIIIDAGRVPSEREREQLRRAATLFAAEVQFVDVSRPGTPLHDPGKLAAALDEVRNSDAASMTVPTPLTTPAEGGGRQTGVSGPSGLGPGGDKSWR
- the rapZ gene encoding RNase adapter RapZ; amino-acid sequence: MTDSSKGVRERDVAGPGDGAGIDVVLVTGLSGAGRGTAAKVLEDLGWYVADNLPPDLITRMVDLGLAAGSRITQLAVVMDVRSAGFTGDLDSVRTELATRGINPRVLFMEAGDDVLVRRYEHNRRSHPLQGQQTLIEGIAAERIMLAPVRAVADLVIDTSVLSVRELRESIEEMFGGDAATAPTSITVESFGFKYGLPMDADMVLDVRFLPNPHWIDELRPHTGQHPAVRDYVLSRPGADEFLTGYHRLLSLVVGGYRREGKRYMTLAVGCTGGKHRSVAIAEALARLLDTEDRHDELSVRVLHRDLGRE
- the whiA gene encoding DNA-binding protein WhiA, whose translation is MTAEVKDELSRLVVSSVSARRAEVAALLRFAGGLHIVAGRVVVEAEVDLGVIARRLRKDIFDLYGYNAIVHVLSASGMRKNTRYVLRVTKDGEALARQTGLLDLRGRPVRGLPAQVVGGSVADSEAAWRGAFLAHGSLTEPGRSSALEIGCPGPEAALALVGAARRLGVSAKAREVRGADRVVVRDGEAIGALLTRMGAQDTRLVWEERRIRREVRATANRLANFDDANLRRSARAAVAAAARVERALAILGDTVPDHLATAGRLRVEHRQASLEELGRLADPPMTKDAVAGRIRRLLSMADRKAKQDGIPDTESAVTPELLEDA